In the Oscillospiraceae bacterium genome, CAGCGGATCACCGGGCATCAGGACGGTCTTGGCAAAATCGCCTTTTTCGGCGCGGTTATGAGGGGTAGACATAAATGTACTCTCCTTTTCAGGTTATTGTAATATAATAGTATACCACATTTCGGGCGTTTGTGGTAAAATCAAATGGAAAAAAGTTGTGAAAGAGGTTGGAACCATGCAGCTGCCGAATCCTTGTACCCTTTGCCCCCGTGCCTGCCGGGCGGACCGCGCCCACGGGCAGCGGGGTTTCTGTGGGGCCGACGGCACTTTGCGGGTGGCCCGCGCCGCCCTGCACCACTGGGAGGAGCCGTGCCTGAGCGGCGACCCCAACGCCGCCACCGGCAGCGGTACGGTGTTTTTTTCCAACTGCGCGCTGCGGTGCTGCTACTGCCAGAACTATCCCATCAGCCAGGGCGATGTGGGCAAAGAAATTACCGTGGAGCGGCTAACGGAAATCTTTCTTGAGCTGCAAAAGGGCGGCGCGAAAAACTTAAACCTTGTCACCGCCACCCAATACCTGCCCTGGGTGCTGCCCGCGCTGGATGCCGCACGGGCGGCAGGTTTTGCCCTGCCGGTCGTCTACAATACCGGCGGGTATGAGACGTTGGAGACCGTCAAGGCACTGGCTGACTACGTAGATATTTGGCTGGCCGATGTAAAATATGCCAACCCGGACCTGGCGGCCGAGCTTTCCGCCGCACGGGATTATCCCGCCGTGGCCGAAGCCGCCCTGCGGCAGATGCTGCGCCAGACCGGTGCGCCAGTGTACGATGACGACGGCTACCTGCAAAAGGGCGTCATCGTGCGGCACCTGGCCCTGCCCGGCCACACTGACGACAGCTTTGCCGTGCTGGCGCTGCTGGCCCGCATCCGGGACGAGGAGGGCGTGCCTTTCATTCCCAGCCTGATGAGCCAGTTCACGCCGTTTTATAAGGCGGCCGAACATAATTTGGGGCGGCGCATCACGACCTACGAGTACCGCAAGGTCATCGACGAGGCGGTGCGCCTGGGCCTGACCGACGGCTACATGCAGGAGAAAAGCAGTGCTCGGGAAGAATACACCCCGCCCTTTGACCTGGAGGGCGTGTGATGCTTATCGGTATCGCGTATCTGGCGCTGTTTTTGGCCGCCGGGCTGCTGTTGGCACGGTGGGCCGTGCCGGACGGCTCCCCTGCCGTGGCGGTCCCGCTGGGGTGCGGGTTTGGTGTTTCGCTGCTGGCGGCGCTGCCCGCCGGGTTCGCGCTGGTGTGCGGCTTCACGCTGCGGGCCGTCTGGCTTGCGGCTGCCGGGGCCGCCCTGCTTTGCGCGGTATTGATTTTTGCCGGGCGCGGACATATCCGTTTTGCTAGGGACCCCGACCGCGGCGCGATGTGGCTCTGCCTGCTGCCGGTGCTGGCCGTGACGCTGTACCTGCTGCACACCCATGTGCTGCACAAGGTAACCGGCACGCTGCACACCGGTCAGAGCTGCTACGGCGACATGCCGATGCACCTGGGGTTCATCGAGTACATTGCCCAGAGCGGCCAGTTCCCACCCCGGTATCCCCTGCTGGCCGGGGCGCACCGGTTCGGCTACCCGTTTTTGTGCGAGACCGTGTCCAGCGTGTTCCGTCTGCTGGGGGCCGGGCGGCGGGCGGCGTATCTGCTGCCGATGGTGCCTGCCTTTGTCAGCGTATACGGCATGTTCTGGCAGTTGGCGCGGCGGATGCTGGGCAGCGCGGGCAAGGCGTGTCTGGCGTTTTATCTGCTTTTCATGGGCAGCGGGTTCGGTTTTGCCTACTTTTTAAAAGATGCCGCGACGTTTAAAGGTATCTTTACCGGGTTTTACACTACGCCCACCAACTATACGACGAAAAATATCGTGTGGGTCAACCCCATCGTGGACCTGCTGATCCCCCAGCGGGCCACGCTGTTTGGATGGTGCGTGCTGTTTGCGGCGCTGTACCTGCTATGGCGATTCGCGTTTGAGGGTGAGTCACATCTTTGGCTGCCGCTGGCGGTGCTGGTATTGCCTCTGCCTCTTTTGCAGACCCACAGTGCGCTGGCGCTGGTGTTCCTCTGTTTGGCGGGCGGACTGTACACGCTGACCCACCGCCCCCGCACGGCCAAAAATTTGCTGCCCTGGCTGGGACTGGCGGCGGTGTGCGGCGTGTGCTGGCTGGCCGAGATGTCCGGCACGGTGCTGGCCCAAAGTCTGGACGGCACCAACATGCTGCGGCTGCACTTCAACTGGGTCAACGGCAACGGCGACGGCACGCTGAAAGACCCGTGGCTGTGGTTTTACGTAAAAAATATCGGGCTGGTGTTTCTGCTCATCCTGCCGGCTGTGCGCCATGCCGGCACCCGCCAGCGCTGGCTGTTTGGCGGCGGTGCGGCGCTTTGGCTGCTGGCGGAGTTTGTGGTGTTCCAGCCCAACAACTACGATAATAACAAGCTGCTGTTTATTACCCACGCCCTTGGCTGTATGCTGGCAGCGCAATTGCTGGCGGATTGGGCCAAACGGCTGCGCACCCCTGCCCTGCGGGCGGCGGTGATCGCGGTTTGCTGTTTTGTGGGCATGTTCGGCAGCGTGCTGACCGTGGGACGGGAGCTGGTGAGCGACTACCAGCAGTGGGACGCCTCTGACATTGCGTTAGCCGACTATATCAGCGAAAACGCCGAAAGCGACGCACTGTTTTTGACCAGTGACAGCCACCTGACTCCGGTGTTCGCCCTGGCCGGGCGGCGCATTGTCTGTGGTTCGTCCAGCTGGGTGTATTTCCACGGCATGGACTACGGGGCTGAGTATGCGGCCATGCAGGCTTTGTATGAGACCCCGGATGAGGATACTTTGCAGACCTGGGGCGTGGATTACGTGGTATTTGACGGCTCTGCCCTGGCCCGGTTTGACACTGATGAAGATTGGTATGCGGAGCGGTTCCCGGTGTGGTACGAGGATACGGGATGCACAATTTATAAAACAGCCGCGGCCTAAAGCCTCCCTCTTGGAGAGGGGCCAACACAAAGATTAACAGCTGGCACCCATCTGAATAGGTGCCAGCCGTTTTGTTTTTAGGCAACACCGCACAATTCCCGCCTGACGGCTTAAGCACCGCTCCGGCGGCTGCGGCACGGCAACTGCGTTGCCAAAATGCTCGATAATACACAAAGTATTATCTGCGCTTTTGGCTTAGCAGCTGCCGCACCTCGCTCGCCGTATCGGCACTTAGAATTATGCGGTATTGCCTTTATTTACTTTTCCTTGTCGTCCGCCGTTTGGTGGTCGTTTTCCGTGCCGCTTTTTTCGGCGCGGGGGCCGGGCGCATGTGGACGAACTGGATCGGATTGCCATTGGCCAAAATGCGCTCTTCCACTTCCAGTTCCGGCAGGGATGCCAGGAACTTGTTCAGGCTCTTGGAGCCGAAGTTGCGCACATCAAAGTCCGGATAACGCTTGATGAGCTGGTCGCCCACGCGGGAGGTGCGCACCCAACCGGTGCCGTCGTCCATCTCATCGATCATGCCGTCGATGATGCGGCCGATGGATTCGCGATTGATGGCGGTATCGTCCCCTGCGGCGGCGCGGGCACCGGCTTCAGCGGCAGGCACCGCCGGGGCGCTGTCGGCCTCGCCATGGTCCAGAATCAGGTCCAGATACTTGAACTGGTCGCAGGCTTTGACAAAGGGACCGAGAGCCTTGCTCTCGCCCATGCCGATGACCAGCTTGCCGGCCTCCCGCAGACGGGCGGCCAGGCGGGTGAAGTCACTGTCCGAGGACACGATGCAGAACCCATCCAGGTTGCCGCTGTACAAAAGGTCCATAGCATCGATGATCATGGCCGAGTCGGTGGCGTTTTTGCCGGTGGTGTAGCTGTACTGCTGGATGGGGATGATGGAGTTGTTCAGCAAAGCATCTTTCCAGCTTTTCAGCCGCACGTCCGACCAGTCGCCATAGATGCGCTTGCAGGCAGCCACGCCAAAGGACGCTGCTTCGTCCAAAATCACCTTTACATATTTCGGCGAGATGTTGTCCGCGTCAATGAGAATCGCAAGTTTCAGGTCCTGCATAGGCTTACCTCTTCTCGCGCTTGGGCTGCTCAAAGTACATATACAGCTGGCACGGGATCATACCGTTGTATATTTTGCGGCGGCGGGCGGCCTTTTTGCCAAAATGCTGCTCAAAGTCAGCATCGGCGGTGATGGCATACAACCCCTGCGCCGGGTGGCGCTGCCAGACCTGGCCCAGCGTTTTGGCCAGGGCGGCGGCTTCGCCCGCGTCGCCCAGGCGCTCGCCATAGGGCGGGTTGGTCAGCACGGTGGCGGCGTCGGCGGCGGTAAAGTCCTTGACGTCGGCCACCTCAAAGCGGCAGCGCTCCCCCACGCCGGCCAGCTTGGCGTTAGCGTTAGCCAGGGCCACAGCGGCGGGGTCGATGTCGTAGCCGATGCCCTCAAAGGCGGCATCGGTGCGCACCTCGGACAGAGCTTTCTGGCGCTGCTCGGCCCAAATAGACGCGGGCACAAAGTCGAAATGCTCGGCGGCAAAGCGGCGGCGCAGGCCGGGGGCCAGGTTCAGCGCTTTCTGGGCAGACTCGATGACCAGCGTGCCGGAGCCGCAGAACGGGTCCTGCACCAGACTGTCGCGGCGCACGCGGCCCAGGTCGGCAATGGCAGCGGCCAGCGTCTCCTTGATGGGGGCCAGCGTGGCGTTTTTGCGGTAGCCGCGCTTGTGCAGGCCGTCGCCGGAGGTATCGAGGTAGATCTCCACGGTATCCTTGCGCAGGGCAAAGCGTACCTTGTACAGTGCGCCGATTTCCGGCAGGGTGCTGGTCTTGTGGCCGGCCATCAGGCGCTTGACAATGGCCTTTTTTACGATGCTCTGGCAGGCGGGCACGCTGGAAAGCTGGCTGGACAGGCTGGAGCCCTTGACCGGGAAGGCCGCGTCGGCAGGCAGCAGTTCTTCCCAGGCGATGTTGTAGCAGCCGTCGAACAGTTCATCAAAGGTGGTGGCCTTGTAGGTAGCCAGCAGCAGCAGCACACGCTCGGCGGTGCGCAGGTTCAGGTTAGCGGCGGCGATGATGTCGGCCCCGCCTTGGAACGCCACGCGGCCGTCGGTGACCTGGATGTTCTGGGCACCCAGGCGCTTGACCTCAAAGTTCAGCGTGGATTCGGTGCCGAAAAAGCACGGCGCCACCATGGTATACAGTGTAGGCATAAAGATCCTTTCGTTATTATGAGACAGGTAAAATTCACAAAAAGGCCCTGACCCCGGCGCTGTTGCTGCCGGAGCAGAGCCCATTTTATTCAAACTAATTGTGGGCCAAAATCAGCCGCGGCGGCGGGAATAGCCCCCGCGATGGTTTTCGGTCACGCGCTTGAGGTCGGCGATCTTTTCCTCGCTGCGGGATTTATAGCGGGCCATCATATCCTCAAAGCTCATCTCGCCCTGGGGTGCCTGGGGCTTGGGCTGCCAGACGCGGGGCTTCTCCTCGCGCTTCTGGCGCGGCTGGTTCGGGCGCGGGCCGCCATTGCCGCCGCCCTGGGGGCGATGGCCGCGCTCCGGTGCGGGCTGCGTGCGCTTGATGGAAAGCGCGATCTTGCCGTCCGGTGCAATGGAAAGCACCTTGACCTGCACAGTCTGCCCATCGCTCAGCACGGCAGAAAGATCCTGCACGAACTCATACGAAACCTCAGAAATATGAACAAGACCCGTCTTGCCCTCGGGCAGAGAAACAAATGCGCCGAAAGGCTTGATGCCGGTGACCTTCCCCTCGACAATATCCCCAACTTGTAATGCCAAACTATGATACCCCTTTTTTCTTTAGACTGAATATTCAGAGGGGTTGCCGCAAAGCGCCCCCGCTAAAACAAAATTATTTGCCGCTGATGTCCACAAACACGCGCTCGTTCGGGCGCACATAGCCCTGCTCGCGGGCGTAGCGCTCAATAATGGCGCTGTCGCCCTGGTCCAGCGTGCTGGACAACTCGGCATTGGTGGTTTCCTGGGCTGTAAGCTGGTCCTGCAGGCTTTGCAGCTCCTGCTGTTTGGAGGCAATAGACACCTGGTACTGGATCAGCAGGAAAAACAGGTAGCCGCAAAGCGCCACAAAAGCAAGGGGCACCAGCCAGCCGGGAAGCAGTCCTTTTCGCTTTTTCATCTTAAAGACCGCCTCCTTTCCGTACAAATCCACATTACAGCTTACGCATAGCTAATTATATAATATCTTCGACTTCTTTTGCAACTGGTTTTTTCCAGATTTTTTTGATTTTCCCGCTTTTTTCCGCGGTCGGCGGGGACAGCAGCGCTTTTTCAGTGCTGCCAGGCGGGCGCAGGCGGCTTTGCGCAGCGGTACGGCAATGTACCGCCGCCCCCAGCGAGCCGGGGCCAGCAGCAATCGGACGATCCATTCGGTCAAGACATGCAGCGGCGGCACGATGGCTTTCTGCCAGGCCAGTGCCCCGGCAGCCAGCCCCGCCGCCATGTACCAGCGGGCCAGCCCGGCCGCGCTGACGCCCGCCGAGAAGCCCACCAGCAGCACTGCAGCCGCTGTAAAGGCCAGCAAGTCCAGCACAAAGCAGCGCACCGGGCCGCGGCCCACCAGCAGCTCCGCACCATCCCGCACAGCCCAGAGCAGACAGCCCAGCCCTAAGCACCACAGCACATCCGCCCAGACAGCCGCAGCGGCGGGCGCGGCGGCCATCAGCGGAAAAGCCTAGCCAGTAGGCTGCCGCCGGATTGGCGGTTCTCGGCATACTGCAGATACTCGATCTTGCCGGAAAGCTGTACCTGGCCGCTGGCCACCGAAAGTTCGCTGACCTGCAGGCCTTGCCCGCCCACCGTCAGGTTGCCCAGCGGCGTTTCCAGCACGGCAGCGTTTTCATCACAGCTGATGATGCGGGTAACGCCGGTAAGCGCTAAACGGCTGCGGTCTTTCAGCGCCAGGCTATGGCTGCGGGGTGTATTTGCAGTTTGCGCCGGGCCTGCCGGGGCGGCGGGCTGGTGCAGCGGTACGGTCTTGCTTTCCTGCCTGGTCTCCTGCATGGGCATGTTTCCCTCCCGCGTGGCAATTTCCTAAAGTGCGAATTCCCTATAAGATATGCGGGACGGGGCGGAAATATTACTCGATGACCTCAAACAATTCGCGGGCGACATCCTTGCCTTTCGGCTCCTCGACGGCCAGCACCCGCACTTTGACAGGGCGGTTGCCGAAGGTGATCTCGATGACATCACCGACTTTGACGGCATAGCTGGCCTTGGCAGGCTTATCGTTGACCATCACGCGGCCGGCATCGGCGACCTCGTTGGCCAGGGTACGCCGCTTGATCAGGCGGCTGACCTTTAAGTATTTGTCCAAACGCATGGGGTTCTTCTCCTTCTTATTGACTAAAAATGCACCCCGTGCCGAAGCGACGGGGTGCAGAACTTTGGGATAACTTACTGAACAGCGTCCTTCAGGGCCTTGCCAGCCTTGAATGCGGGCAGCTTGGAAGCCTCGATGGTGATCTCGGCACCAGTCTGGGGGTTGCGGCCCTTGCGCTCGGGGCGCTCGCGGACCTCGAAAGTGCCAAAGCCAACCAGGGTGACCTTGTCGCCGCCCTTCAGGGACTCGGTGATGACATCGAGAGCGCCGTTGACAGCAGCCTCGGCATCCTTCTTGGTCAGATTTGCTTTTTCCGCAACAGCGGCGATCAGTTCAACTTTCGTCATGGTTTGTACCTCCAAAAATTTATCAGCAAAAAGCAGCTGCGAACGCGGGGCGTGCCCGGTCCTGCTATGCTTCTTGTCTTACAGTTGGTGCGTGGCTGCGGTAAAGGCGGCGTTGGCCTTTTGCAGCGCCTGCTCGGGGTCCAGGCCAGCCAGACGGGCCAGGGCGGCGGTTTTAAACAGCAGCTCACCCAGTGCGGCTTCGGCGTTGTCCCCTGCTTCTACCCGGCGGGCCAGGGTCTCCAGTTCTGCCGGGTCGGTGGTGACGGTCACCCCGCCGCGGGCAGCCCTCTTTTGCAGCTTGGCGGCGCGCATCAGGGCGGGCAGGGCTTTAGGCACGCTGTCCAGGTCGTCCTGCAGGGTCACACGGCCCTTTTCCTTATTCTTGAGCGCATCCCAGTCTTTTATACTGGTGTCACCGCCAAAAATATGCGGGTGGCGGTCAATCAGCTTACGGCAGACGCCGTCACAGACCTGCTGCCAGGTAAAGCGGCCTGCCTCCTGCTCGATCTGGGTATGGAAACCCACCTGCATCAGCACATCGCCCAGTTCCTCGCACAACAGTTCGGGGTCGTCCAGGTCGATGGCGTCCACGGCCTCGTAGGCTTCCTCCAGGAAATTCATGCGGATGGATGTGTGGGTCTGCACCTTATCCCAGGGGCAGCCGTTTTCCGGGTCGCGCAGGATCGCCAGGATGGCCAGCAGGTCGTCGGCGGTATAATGCTCTTTTTGCGGGTAGGCGTTCATAGGCATGGTTTGTTATGCTGCCGCGCAGCTCGTAACATTTTACTCCCAAATCAGGATTTGTCAAGCCTTGCGGGCGGAGCCGTGTTGACAGCGCCGCCCGCAGGCATCAAAATCGTTGCGTTATTCCGTTATTTTTTCGGAAGCTGTAAACTTTACAGCTGGGCGCCGCAATGGTTGCAGAAGAGGGCGTCGCCGTCCACCTCGGCCTTGCAGACGGGGCAGATCTTGGTCTCGCCGCGCAGCTTAATGGGCTCTTCCTCGATTTCTTCCTCGGCAGCTTCTTCCCCGGTGGCAGGCTCATCCTCGATGATCTGCTCTTCTTCCTCAGCCTCGCAGGCGGCGCACTCCTCGGGAGTCATGTTGGCTTTCAGCTCCTCGATGGACTTTTCCACCTCAGCCACGGCGTCGATGTATTTATCAACCAGGGGCTGGTTTTCTTCGCCAGCCTTATGCAGGCTGTAGACCAGGGCACCCAACTGGCGCTGTGCCTTGGACAGGCGTGCCTGCTGGTTCAGCAGCTCGAGCTGGTTTTTGCCCTTATCAGCAATGTCCTGGGCGGTCTTTTTGGCAGTGTCGAAGAGCTGGATGCCCTGCTCTTTCAGCATATCAATATCGAGTTCAAACATAGAAAACACCTCTTTCTATAACCCTGCGCGTTTCTGCTCCATCGCGCTTTGTAGCCTTATTATAGCCGATTCCTACGCGGTTTGCAACGCGCAAATGTATATTTTCCGTGAATTATGCGCCAATAAACTCCCGCAGCATGCTGTCCGCCGGGACCAGGGCGGTATCCAGCGGCGGGAAAGCCGCAAACCGTGCCCGCAGCGTATCAAGCTGGCGGCGCTGGGTGACGGTCAGGTCCTCGTCCGGGGGCATGGTGTCCAGCAGGGCGTGCCACAGGCAGACCTCATAGGTGTGGGTGGTATCCAGCAGCAGGTCAGCGCGGGGCTTGAAGGGCTTGATGTACTGGTCCTCGCCCGCGCAGACTTTGCCCCACAAGCCCAGCGTAAAGGCGGCGCCGTGGCCGCGGAACAGGCAGTCCCGCACCAAACGGCGGGCCAGGCGGATGTCCCGGGTGGCCAGGCAGCGGGTGCTGTCGGGGGCGGCATACTCCTCCCGCAGACCCGCGTACAGGCACAGGGCGGCGTCGGCGGGTAGGCGCTCAGTCAGGGCAGGATTCAGGGCATGCAGTCCCTCGATGATGACCACGCCGTCCCGGCAATCGATGGTCCGGGTGCCGTTGGGCTGCTGAATTTTAAAGTCAAAGATGGGCGCTTTGCAGACGCCCTCGGTGTGCAGCTTGGCAAGGCACTCCTGCAGCACCGGCAGGTCCAGCGAGCCCAGGCTCTCGTAGTCGTCGGTACCGTCTGGGTGCTTGGGGTAGCGGCCAGCGCCGGCATAGAAATCGTCCAGGCTGACCACCGCGCTGCGGCAGCCGCGGGCAGCGATGGCATCGGCAATCTTGTGGGCTGAGGTTGTCTTACCGGCGGCAGACGGACCGGTCAGCATCACGATATGCCGCCCGCTGGACAGCACCTCGTCGGCGATGGACTCGATCTGGGCACGGTACTGACCCTCGCTGTAATCGGCAAAGGCCTGGGGCTGGTTGGCGGCCAGGGCGACCAGCTCCCGGCTGACGAAACGTTTACGTTGTTGTGTAGCGCGCATAAAAGTCCTCCACGCCCTGCTTACGGGCGAGAATCTCCTCAAAGCGGTCAATATATTCGGTAGGATACTTGAAGTTGAAGATGCGCTCGATCTTGCCGCGGCGCTGGCCGGGGATGACCAGCTTGGTGGAGCCGCCCGCACCGGCGGACAGGATCGTGTGGATTTCTTCCATGATATAAATGTTGTACAGGCACTCGCAGCCGGGCTTGGCCCAGCCGATATTCTCCAGGTTTTGCAGCGTACCTTTCTGGCGGTACATGTAGTATGGGCGGTAGCCGACGTCGGCCAGTTCGCGGCAGCTTTCCAACATGGCGGATACATCATCGTATGCGGCGGCGCGGTGTTCCACCACCAGGTTGCTGGCGCGCTTGAGCGTCAGGGTATGCACGGTGATGTTCTCCGGGTCCAGGGCGATGGCCTGGCGCAGGCTGGCGGTGAAACCCTCCACCGTATCGCCGGGCAGGCCCGCGATGAGGTCCATGTTGATGTTGGTGTGGCCAGCGGCGCGGGCGGCAGCGAAACAGTCGATGATGTCCTGCGCGGTGTGGCGGCGGCCGATATTGCGCAGAACTTCATCGGAGAAAGTCTGCGGGTTGATGGAGATGCGGGTTGCGCCATACTGCTTGATGATACGCAGTTTTTCGGCATCGGTGCAATCGGGACGGCCTGCCTCCACCGTGTATTCATCAAGAGCAGCCAAATCAAAGGTGCGGGCAATATGGCTCATCAGCTGTTCCAGCTGAGCCGCTGAAAGCGCCGTAGGCGTGCCGCCGCCGATATAGAAAGTACGGATGCGCAGGCCGCAGCGGTCGGTGGTCTCGCGGATAGCGGTCAACTCCCTGCACAGCTTGTCCACGTAGGGCTGCACCAGCGCGCGGGTAGCTTTGTCCCCCACCGTGCGGGAAACAAAGCTGCAATAGCTGCACCGGGTGGGGCAGAACGGGATGCCCGCATAGATGCTGCAATCCATGGGGTCGGCGGCGTCCAGCACAGGGCGCTGCAAGTCCGCAATGCCCAGCGCCAGCTTGAATTTTTCCGGCGTGCAGGCGAAGTGGTCGAGGAACTTTTCAGCGATAGCCTTCTCGCTCTCCCCCGCCGCTCGCAGGTCGTGGATGATGCGCACCGGGCGCACGCCGGTCATCATGCCCCAGGGCGGGTCGATACCGGTAAGGTCTTTCAGCAGGCCGAATTCCAGCTTGCACAGGGCATATTCGGGGTCAGCTTCGGGGCTGCGCAGATCGGTGCGCCAATAGAGGCGGCCGTCCTTGCATACAAGGATCAGGTCGGTCATTTCGTGGCTTTCCGCCAGGACGAAATCCTCGGTTTCCGGCAAGTTTTCCGCCTTTTCGGCGCCCGGGAAAAAGATACGGGCCGTATGCTCGGCTTCGTAACCGGCGGCGGGGCCGCGTAAAATGATCTGCATAGATCCACCTCCTGTTCAGTCAGTTCTCTTTTGCTTGGGATGGCTTAGTAGGCCCAGCCGCCGTCCATGTAGGGGTTGGTGCGGCGCTCCTGCCCGAGGGTGGAGAAGCTCTCGTGCCCCGGCAGGACCTGGGTGTCGTCGCCCAAAGGCAGGTTGGCCAGCAAGGACAGGCTTTCCTGCATCTGGCGCATGCTGCCGCCGGGCATATCGGTACGCCCGCAGGAGCCGGCAAACAGCGTATCACCACTGAAAAGCAGGTTGCCACAGTTCAGCACCACACTGCCCTGGGTATGGCCGGGGGTGTGATAGATTTTAAATGTTAAACCGTCAATGTTCAACTCGTTATTGGCGGGCCAGTTCTTGTCCACCTGCCCGGATTTCAACGGCAGCAGCTGGGTGCCGGCGGCGTCCACCGGGTCCATATAGACGGTGCAGCCGGTGGCCTGTTTCAACGCTGCCACGGCCCCCACATGGTCGTAGTGGCCATGGGTCAGCAGGATATGGGTCAGGGTGGCGTTCTCGGCTTTCAAGGCATCCAGGTAGGCCTCCGGCGCAGCGGCAGCATCGATGAGGATGCCATGCCCTGCGTCGGTGGTGATGAGAAAGGTATTGGTATACAGCGGCGGCAAGCCGTGGATGTGCTGAATTTTCATAAACAGCTCCTTATTTCTTCCACTCGTCGGTATCAATGACGATGGTCACGGGGCCATCGTTGACAAGATCGATCTTCATGTCCGCGCCAAACTCCCCGTGCTGCACGTCTTTGAGGCCCTGATGGGACATTTCGTCGAGGAATTTCTCGTAGC is a window encoding:
- the hemZ gene encoding coproporphyrinogen dehydrogenase HemZ — protein: MQIILRGPAAGYEAEHTARIFFPGAEKAENLPETEDFVLAESHEMTDLILVCKDGRLYWRTDLRSPEADPEYALCKLEFGLLKDLTGIDPPWGMMTGVRPVRIIHDLRAAGESEKAIAEKFLDHFACTPEKFKLALGIADLQRPVLDAADPMDCSIYAGIPFCPTRCSYCSFVSRTVGDKATRALVQPYVDKLCRELTAIRETTDRCGLRIRTFYIGGGTPTALSAAQLEQLMSHIARTFDLAALDEYTVEAGRPDCTDAEKLRIIKQYGATRISINPQTFSDEVLRNIGRRHTAQDIIDCFAAARAAGHTNINMDLIAGLPGDTVEGFTASLRQAIALDPENITVHTLTLKRASNLVVEHRAAAYDDVSAMLESCRELADVGYRPYYMYRQKGTLQNLENIGWAKPGCECLYNIYIMEEIHTILSAGAGGSTKLVIPGQRRGKIERIFNFKYPTEYIDRFEEILARKQGVEDFYARYTTT
- a CDS encoding sporulation protein YabP: MPMQETRQESKTVPLHQPAAPAGPAQTANTPRSHSLALKDRSRLALTGVTRIISCDENAAVLETPLGNLTVGGQGLQVSELSVASGQVQLSGKIEYLQYAENRQSGGSLLARLFR
- a CDS encoding MBL fold metallo-hydrolase, translating into MKIQHIHGLPPLYTNTFLITTDAGHGILIDAAAAPEAYLDALKAENATLTHILLTHGHYDHVGAVAALKQATGCTVYMDPVDAAGTQLLPLKSGQVDKNWPANNELNIDGLTFKIYHTPGHTQGSVVLNCGNLLFSGDTLFAGSCGRTDMPGGSMRQMQESLSLLANLPLGDDTQVLPGHESFSTLGQERRTNPYMDGGWAY
- a CDS encoding RNA-binding S4 domain-containing protein; the encoded protein is MRLDKYLKVSRLIKRRTLANEVADAGRVMVNDKPAKASYAVKVGDVIEITFGNRPVKVRVLAVEEPKGKDVARELFEVIE
- a CDS encoding zinc ribbon domain-containing protein; the encoded protein is MFELDIDMLKEQGIQLFDTAKKTAQDIADKGKNQLELLNQQARLSKAQRQLGALVYSLHKAGEENQPLVDKYIDAVAEVEKSIEELKANMTPEECAACEAEEEEQIIEDEPATGEEAAEEEIEEEPIKLRGETKICPVCKAEVDGDALFCNHCGAQL
- a CDS encoding S1 RNA-binding domain-containing protein; its protein translation is MALQVGDIVEGKVTGIKPFGAFVSLPEGKTGLVHISEVSYEFVQDLSAVLSDGQTVQVKVLSIAPDGKIALSIKRTQPAPERGHRPQGGGNGGPRPNQPRQKREEKPRVWQPKPQAPQGEMSFEDMMARYKSRSEEKIADLKRVTENHRGGYSRRRG
- a CDS encoding NYN domain-containing protein: MQDLKLAILIDADNISPKYVKVILDEAASFGVAACKRIYGDWSDVRLKSWKDALLNNSIIPIQQYSYTTGKNATDSAMIIDAMDLLYSGNLDGFCIVSSDSDFTRLAARLREAGKLVIGMGESKALGPFVKACDQFKYLDLILDHGEADSAPAVPAAEAGARAAAGDDTAINRESIGRIIDGMIDEMDDGTGWVRTSRVGDQLIKRYPDFDVRNFGSKSLNKFLASLPELEVEERILANGNPIQFVHMRPAPAPKKAARKTTTKRRTTRKSK
- a CDS encoding radical SAM protein, whose translation is MQLPNPCTLCPRACRADRAHGQRGFCGADGTLRVARAALHHWEEPCLSGDPNAATGSGTVFFSNCALRCCYCQNYPISQGDVGKEITVERLTEIFLELQKGGAKNLNLVTATQYLPWVLPALDAARAAGFALPVVYNTGGYETLETVKALADYVDIWLADVKYANPDLAAELSAARDYPAVAEAALRQMLRQTGAPVYDDDGYLQKGVIVRHLALPGHTDDSFAVLALLARIRDEEGVPFIPSLMSQFTPFYKAAEHNLGRRITTYEYRKVIDEAVRLGLTDGYMQEKSSAREEYTPPFDLEGV
- a CDS encoding MazG family protein, translating into MPMNAYPQKEHYTADDLLAILAILRDPENGCPWDKVQTHTSIRMNFLEEAYEAVDAIDLDDPELLCEELGDVLMQVGFHTQIEQEAGRFTWQQVCDGVCRKLIDRHPHIFGGDTSIKDWDALKNKEKGRVTLQDDLDSVPKALPALMRAAKLQKRAARGGVTVTTDPAELETLARRVEAGDNAEAALGELLFKTAALARLAGLDPEQALQKANAAFTAATHQL
- a CDS encoding class I SAM-dependent RNA methyltransferase; translated protein: MPTLYTMVAPCFFGTESTLNFEVKRLGAQNIQVTDGRVAFQGGADIIAAANLNLRTAERVLLLLATYKATTFDELFDGCYNIAWEELLPADAAFPVKGSSLSSQLSSVPACQSIVKKAIVKRLMAGHKTSTLPEIGALYKVRFALRKDTVEIYLDTSGDGLHKRGYRKNATLAPIKETLAAAIADLGRVRRDSLVQDPFCGSGTLVIESAQKALNLAPGLRRRFAAEHFDFVPASIWAEQRQKALSEVRTDAAFEGIGYDIDPAAVALANANAKLAGVGERCRFEVADVKDFTAADAATVLTNPPYGERLGDAGEAAALAKTLGQVWQRHPAQGLYAITADADFEQHFGKKAARRRKIYNGMIPCQLYMYFEQPKREKR
- a CDS encoding HU family DNA-binding protein, whose protein sequence is MTKVELIAAVAEKANLTKKDAEAAVNGALDVITESLKGGDKVTLVGFGTFEVRERPERKGRNPQTGAEITIEASKLPAFKAGKALKDAVQ
- a CDS encoding septum formation initiator family protein; translation: MKKRKGLLPGWLVPLAFVALCGYLFFLLIQYQVSIASKQQELQSLQDQLTAQETTNAELSSTLDQGDSAIIERYAREQGYVRPNERVFVDISGK
- a CDS encoding nucleoside kinase; this translates as MRATQQRKRFVSRELVALAANQPQAFADYSEGQYRAQIESIADEVLSSGRHIVMLTGPSAAGKTTSAHKIADAIAARGCRSAVVSLDDFYAGAGRYPKHPDGTDDYESLGSLDLPVLQECLAKLHTEGVCKAPIFDFKIQQPNGTRTIDCRDGVVIIEGLHALNPALTERLPADAALCLYAGLREEYAAPDSTRCLATRDIRLARRLVRDCLFRGHGAAFTLGLWGKVCAGEDQYIKPFKPRADLLLDTTHTYEVCLWHALLDTMPPDEDLTVTQRRQLDTLRARFAAFPPLDTALVPADSMLREFIGA